From one Formosa sediminum genomic stretch:
- a CDS encoding glycoside hydrolase family 30 protein — MTLLNRLLNLYKSRRMGKCIVLCTCFTILVNCASDDSNSNSEDVIDTNPTIAYSNVNLYLTEADKSELFSLQPTNPPLFSENINFSITVDPNVTYQEIDGFGFSLTGGSAMHLNNMSSTEREIVLNELFNEDNLSVSYLRVSIGASDLDAKPFTYNDLPNGETDENLEQFSIAKDQEHLIPILKEILAIHPDIKIMGSPWSAPSWMKSNNNSIGGSLKPEYYLTYANYFVKYIQAYQAEGIAIDAVTIQNEPYHDGNNPSMYMESTEQALFIKDFLGPAFQAANIDTKIIIWDHNADNTAYATSILDDAEANPYIDGSAFHLYAGSINNLSNVHNAHPDKNLYFTEQWVGANSDFGDNLLWHTRELIVGATRNWCKTVLEWNLASNSNLEPHTEGGCTECLGALTIDGNTVTRNVAYYIIAHASKFVKPGSHRITSNYSDELPNVAFITPDGDIVVIVVNNTQIDKSFNIKTPGESISTSLKAGAVGTYVW; from the coding sequence ATGACACTTTTAAATCGATTACTAAATCTGTATAAATCTAGACGTATGGGTAAATGCATTGTATTATGTACTTGCTTTACGATACTTGTAAATTGTGCTTCAGATGATTCAAACTCTAATAGTGAAGATGTAATTGATACTAATCCAACAATAGCTTACAGTAATGTAAACCTTTATTTAACAGAGGCCGATAAATCAGAGTTGTTTAGCTTACAGCCAACAAATCCTCCTTTATTTTCAGAAAATATAAATTTCTCCATAACGGTTGACCCTAATGTAACGTATCAAGAAATAGATGGTTTTGGGTTTTCGCTAACCGGAGGAAGCGCAATGCATTTAAATAATATGTCGTCTACTGAAAGAGAAATTGTTTTAAATGAATTATTTAATGAAGACAATTTAAGTGTGAGTTACTTACGTGTAAGTATTGGGGCTTCCGATTTAGATGCAAAGCCCTTTACCTACAACGATTTGCCAAATGGAGAAACCGATGAAAACTTGGAACAATTCTCCATCGCTAAAGATCAGGAACATCTTATCCCAATATTAAAGGAAATTTTAGCAATACATCCAGATATTAAAATAATGGGTTCGCCTTGGTCAGCTCCCTCATGGATGAAATCCAATAATAATTCCATTGGCGGAAGTCTGAAACCTGAATATTATTTAACCTATGCCAATTATTTTGTAAAATATATTCAAGCCTATCAAGCAGAAGGAATTGCTATAGATGCTGTAACTATTCAAAATGAACCCTATCATGATGGTAATAATCCAAGTATGTATATGGAATCTACCGAACAGGCATTATTTATTAAAGATTTTTTAGGTCCAGCTTTCCAAGCCGCCAACATAGATACTAAAATTATAATTTGGGATCATAATGCAGATAATACGGCGTATGCTACAAGTATCCTAGATGATGCTGAAGCAAATCCTTACATCGATGGTTCTGCATTTCATTTATACGCCGGATCCATCAATAATCTTAGCAATGTGCACAATGCCCACCCAGACAAAAACTTATATTTTACAGAACAATGGGTTGGTGCTAATAGTGATTTTGGCGATAATTTACTTTGGCATACCAGAGAATTAATAGTAGGAGCAACCCGAAATTGGTGCAAAACGGTTTTAGAATGGAATTTAGCATCCAACTCTAATTTAGAGCCTCATACTGAGGGAGGTTGTACCGAATGCTTAGGCGCATTAACTATAGATGGTAATACCGTTACTAGAAATGTAGCGTACTATATTATTGCTCATGCTTCAAAATTTGTAAAACCTGGATCGCATAGAATAACTTCAAACTATTCAGATGAGTTACCAAATGTCGCTTTTATAACACCAGACGGAGACATTGTTGTCATCGTAGTCAATAATACACAAATCGATAAATCATTTAACATAAAAACCCCTGGAGAATCTATTTCAACCTCTTTAAAGGCTGGAGCTGTTGGTACCTATGTTTGGTAA
- a CDS encoding RagB/SusD family nutrient uptake outer membrane protein, giving the protein MKKLKNIWSMSMVLPIIILMVSCSEEFLEVEPKGTTLEENYYSNEDEAYSGLVAVYDVIGKQSRGFENMIALLNSGSDDHYAGGGSSSDGPQFQAFSNYTISESNVATSYWSDFYQGIFRANTLLTKLPDVDMSEETKARFTAESKALRAIYYFELVRLFKNIPLITSPLSTDEIYNVTQADPSDVYAQIETDLLDAISDLPVTLDLASEAGRLTQGAAIALLGKVYLYQGKNDEAASQFAEVNGTPGTTSPYGYKLLDNFSDLWVVGNNYHSESIIEIAHTDKSNADWWFWGASDDEGNSLNVMVGPRGYIRTQGSTAPDYAAGWGFNIITQSLYDALEGDPRFDATIENIQAYEDAGQVQYEASYQNTGYFLKKFMPYTSDRSTGGGATELNYKQHTYMMRLADTYLLEAEALGGVGPRAQALLDAVRARVGLPSVPVSLDAIMNERRLELAGEGHRWYDLVRTGKAATTLANRGFVAGKNEILPIPLSELENTLLVQNPNY; this is encoded by the coding sequence ATGAAAAAATTAAAAAATATATGGAGTATGAGTATGGTTCTGCCAATAATCATACTTATGGTATCTTGTAGTGAAGAATTTTTAGAAGTTGAACCTAAAGGTACGACTTTAGAAGAAAATTATTACTCTAATGAGGATGAAGCTTATTCTGGTCTAGTAGCTGTTTACGATGTTATTGGTAAGCAATCTCGAGGATTTGAAAATATGATAGCATTATTAAATTCGGGGTCAGATGATCATTATGCAGGAGGAGGTAGTTCTTCAGATGGTCCTCAATTTCAGGCATTTTCTAATTACACCATAAGCGAATCAAACGTTGCAACAAGTTATTGGAGTGATTTCTATCAAGGAATCTTTAGAGCAAATACCTTATTAACTAAGTTGCCAGATGTAGATATGTCAGAAGAGACAAAGGCAAGATTTACGGCAGAAAGTAAAGCATTAAGAGCTATTTATTATTTTGAATTAGTAAGGCTTTTTAAGAATATCCCTTTAATTACATCGCCGCTAAGTACAGATGAAATTTATAATGTAACACAGGCAGATCCTAGCGATGTTTATGCACAAATAGAAACCGATTTACTTGACGCTATATCAGACCTTCCTGTAACTTTGGATTTAGCTAGTGAAGCGGGACGTTTAACACAAGGTGCTGCTATTGCGCTTTTAGGTAAGGTATATTTATATCAAGGTAAAAATGATGAAGCAGCTTCACAATTTGCAGAGGTAAATGGTACGCCTGGCACAACAAGTCCTTATGGGTATAAATTACTAGATAATTTTTCTGATTTGTGGGTAGTTGGTAATAATTATCACAGTGAGTCTATAATTGAAATTGCACATACAGATAAAAGTAATGCCGATTGGTGGTTCTGGGGTGCTAGTGATGATGAAGGGAATAGTCTAAATGTTATGGTTGGGCCAAGAGGGTATATTCGTACACAAGGTTCTACTGCTCCAGATTATGCAGCCGGATGGGGATTTAATATCATAACTCAAAGTTTATATGATGCGCTTGAAGGTGACCCAAGATTTGATGCTACTATTGAAAATATACAAGCTTATGAAGATGCTGGACAGGTACAATACGAAGCTAGTTATCAAAACACAGGGTACTTTCTAAAAAAATTCATGCCATATACATCAGATAGGTCAACTGGTGGTGGTGCTACTGAATTGAATTACAAACAACATACGTATATGATGCGTTTAGCAGATACATATTTATTAGAAGCAGAAGCTCTAGGTGGTGTTGGACCACGCGCTCAAGCTTTACTTGATGCTGTTAGAGCAAGAGTTGGTTTACCTTCTGTTCCTGTATCCCTAGATGCTATTATGAACGAACGTCGTTTAGAATTGGCTGGAGAAGGACATAGATGGTATGATTTAGTAAGAACAGGTAAAGCAGCTACTACTTTAGCAAACAGAGGTTTTGTGGCTGGTAAGAATGAAATTTTACCAATTCCTTTGTCAGAATTGGAAAATACACTACTGGTTCAAAATCCAAATTATTAA
- a CDS encoding cellulase family glycosylhydrolase, with translation MKKIFLGFILMYLGSAPLHTIAAQHFLHTDGQNIVDGNGKNVLLRGLGLGGWMVQEGYMLQTGSFAGPQHEIKQHIKDLIGDEKTKLFYDAYITNGVTKRDIDSLAAWGFNSVRLPMHYNLYTPPIEEEKNNEITWIEKGFQMTDDVLEWCKANQMYLILDLHAAPGGQGNDANISDYDSSKPSLWESEANQKKMIALWKKLANRYKDESWIGGYDIINEPNWNFTGENKNGCDETSNAPLRQLMVDVTKAIREVDTNHIIFIEGNCWGNNYEGILPVWDNNMVLSFHKYWTYNTTASIQQFLDYREQYNVPIWLGESGENSNVWFKEAISLVERHNIGWAFWPMKKVDNTAGVTSVTKNTGYETLLNYWKNGGDKPTEDFAFNALMQLAENYKMEQLTIKPDVIDAMFRQVQTDTTKPFKKHSIPGIMYATDYDLGTNGHAYLDNDYINYRIDTGKPVTWNTGRKMRNDGVDIQTCKDQKSNGYQVFDIQDGEWLQYTVVVEREGTYTIYIRYSSNATHASFHLENNKQQITKNIILPKTTNNNHTIYKTITVKNIKLSKGEHKIKLVFDNGGAIINYLEFK, from the coding sequence ATGAAAAAAATATTCTTAGGCTTTATTCTTATGTACTTGGGCTCAGCACCATTACATACTATTGCTGCGCAGCACTTTTTACATACTGATGGGCAAAACATAGTGGATGGTAATGGGAAAAATGTGCTGTTACGAGGTTTAGGCCTTGGTGGCTGGATGGTACAGGAAGGCTATATGTTACAAACAGGAAGTTTTGCAGGACCACAACATGAAATCAAACAACATATAAAAGACCTTATAGGTGATGAAAAAACAAAATTATTCTATGACGCCTATATAACTAATGGTGTTACTAAAAGAGATATAGATTCGCTTGCCGCTTGGGGATTTAATTCAGTAAGGTTACCCATGCATTATAATTTATATACGCCACCCATTGAAGAGGAAAAGAATAATGAAATCACTTGGATTGAAAAAGGATTTCAAATGACCGATGATGTATTAGAATGGTGCAAAGCAAACCAAATGTATCTTATTTTAGATTTACATGCCGCACCAGGTGGTCAAGGAAACGATGCCAATATATCGGATTACGATTCCAGCAAACCATCACTATGGGAAAGCGAAGCTAATCAGAAAAAAATGATAGCCTTATGGAAAAAACTTGCAAATCGGTACAAAGATGAATCATGGATTGGAGGGTACGACATTATTAACGAGCCAAATTGGAATTTTACGGGCGAGAATAAAAATGGTTGTGATGAAACATCAAATGCACCGTTAAGACAGCTAATGGTTGATGTTACCAAAGCCATCAGAGAAGTAGATACCAATCATATCATTTTTATAGAAGGAAATTGTTGGGGAAACAACTACGAAGGTATTTTACCAGTTTGGGACAATAATATGGTGCTGAGTTTTCATAAATACTGGACCTACAATACCACTGCATCCATTCAACAATTTTTAGACTATAGAGAGCAATATAATGTTCCCATTTGGTTGGGCGAAAGTGGCGAAAATTCTAATGTATGGTTTAAAGAGGCCATTAGTTTAGTAGAACGACACAATATTGGCTGGGCGTTTTGGCCCATGAAAAAAGTAGATAATACAGCAGGCGTAACTTCAGTTACTAAAAATACTGGCTATGAAACGTTGCTTAATTATTGGAAAAATGGAGGCGATAAACCAACTGAAGATTTTGCATTTAACGCGTTAATGCAATTGGCCGAAAACTACAAAATGGAACAGCTAACCATAAAACCAGATGTTATTGACGCCATGTTTAGGCAAGTTCAAACAGATACTACTAAACCCTTTAAAAAACACAGCATTCCAGGAATTATGTATGCAACCGATTACGATTTAGGTACTAATGGTCATGCCTATTTAGATAACGATTATATCAATTATAGAATAGATACCGGTAAACCCGTGACTTGGAATACAGGAAGAAAAATGCGTAATGATGGTGTGGATATCCAAACTTGTAAGGACCAAAAATCAAATGGGTATCAAGTTTTTGACATTCAGGATGGAGAATGGTTGCAATATACTGTAGTCGTAGAGCGTGAAGGGACTTATACTATTTATATAAGATACTCGAGTAATGCTACACATGCATCTTTTCATTTAGAAAATAATAAACAACAAATAACTAAGAATATTATTTTACCTAAAACAACAAATAACAACCATACCATCTATAAAACCATAACCGTTAAAAATATCAAATTATCTAAAGGTGAACATAAAATCAAATTGGTTTTTGATAACGGTGGAGCAATTATAAACTATCTAGAATTTAAATGA
- a CDS encoding glycoside hydrolase family 30 protein, translating into MKKKYVVSIAMLMLLASCNNSKKEDVIKVSEDKPIENKVTAFNPEQAQVYTTAKDTDKRLSLDLKTSFKKAKQPLESEVSVFVNPEKQFQEFLGIGGAITDAAAEVFSTLSQDKQEELLKAYYSEEGINYNIIRTSIHSSDFGLGSHTYIEEGDKELKTFSIEKDKEKRIPMIKRAQALINEDLVFYASPWSPPAFMKTNNNMLQGGKLLPEYNQAWANYFVKFIEAYEAEDIPVWGVTIQNEPMAVQRWESCIYTAEEERDFLKNYLGPTFENNGLGDKNIVVWDHNRDLISHRANTIFEDPEAMKYAWGIGFHWYETWAGGEPKYDNLKNIEASFPDMNLLFTEGCQEGFDPAEYQRWSNAERYGNSMINDFNSGTVGWTDWNILLNEKGGPNHVQNFCFAPIHADTKTNELIYTPSYYYIGHFSKFITKGAFRVSTTTSRSTLESTSFQNPDGSIVTVVMNKTDDKIAYKLLVGDREIALEIAPHAMQSVIY; encoded by the coding sequence ATGAAAAAAAAATATGTTGTATCCATAGCAATGTTAATGTTATTGGCATCTTGTAACAATTCAAAAAAAGAGGACGTAATAAAAGTATCGGAAGATAAACCGATTGAAAATAAAGTAACAGCTTTTAATCCAGAACAAGCCCAAGTGTATACTACGGCAAAAGATACCGACAAAAGACTGTCTTTAGACCTAAAAACAAGTTTTAAAAAAGCAAAGCAACCTTTAGAATCTGAAGTATCCGTTTTTGTAAATCCAGAAAAACAATTCCAAGAATTCTTGGGTATTGGTGGCGCCATTACAGATGCAGCGGCAGAGGTGTTTTCAACCTTAAGCCAAGACAAACAAGAAGAACTATTAAAAGCTTATTACTCTGAAGAAGGTATTAACTATAATATTATAAGAACGAGTATTCATAGTAGTGACTTTGGGTTAGGAAGTCATACCTATATCGAAGAAGGCGACAAAGAACTCAAAACATTTTCTATAGAAAAAGATAAGGAAAAGCGTATTCCTATGATTAAACGTGCACAAGCATTAATCAATGAAGATTTAGTGTTTTACGCAAGTCCATGGAGTCCGCCAGCTTTTATGAAAACCAATAATAACATGTTACAAGGTGGTAAGTTGTTACCAGAATATAACCAAGCGTGGGCAAATTACTTTGTAAAATTTATTGAAGCTTATGAAGCAGAAGATATACCGGTTTGGGGAGTAACCATACAAAATGAACCTATGGCCGTTCAACGATGGGAATCTTGTATTTATACGGCTGAAGAAGAACGCGATTTTTTAAAGAATTATTTAGGTCCTACATTTGAGAATAACGGATTAGGAGATAAAAACATTGTCGTTTGGGACCATAACAGAGATTTAATATCGCACCGAGCCAATACTATTTTTGAAGACCCAGAAGCCATGAAATATGCTTGGGGAATTGGTTTTCACTGGTACGAGACTTGGGCAGGTGGCGAACCTAAATATGATAATTTAAAGAATATTGAAGCATCATTTCCAGATATGAATTTATTGTTTACCGAGGGCTGTCAAGAGGGGTTTGACCCAGCAGAATATCAACGCTGGTCTAATGCAGAACGATATGGTAATTCTATGATTAACGATTTTAATAGCGGAACTGTAGGTTGGACCGATTGGAACATTTTATTAAATGAAAAAGGAGGGCCAAATCACGTACAAAATTTTTGTTTTGCACCGATACATGCAGACACTAAAACAAATGAGTTAATCTACACCCCATCTTATTATTACATCGGTCATTTTTCAAAATTCATTACTAAAGGTGCTTTTAGAGTAAGTACAACTACAAGCAGAAGTACATTGGAAAGTACATCGTTTCAAAATCCTGATGGTTCTATTGTAACTGTGGTTATGAATAAAACAGACGATAAAATTGCTTATAAATTACTAGTTGGTGATCGTGAAATAGCTTTAGAGATCGCACCACATGCCATGCAATCTGTAATATACTAA
- a CDS encoding PKD domain-containing protein → MKVNLRLKKGLKYVALVLSLFIVACQPDEVGDGNGITTSDLDAGFTVTEVADANNTYLFTANGSYISSSWDFDNGSGFVSGRTNEAVFYPDAGTYNVMHKVTGIGGVAETYSQTIEVETSDPIAGNLVKGGSFQDEIDHSEWTILNISGGNANWIFNEGSATIVASDYNQQAIYQAIEVVAGKEYQINMIVSGDGNDEAWFEVMASTVEPIQWNDYASNVVMGLNTWSGCGAGTFSGLLSTVGCVDNSFTSSRSNTVTFETSGTIYLVIKCGGGTVPGYTITNVEMRGTGSN, encoded by the coding sequence ATGAAAGTAAATTTAAGATTAAAAAAGGGTTTAAAGTATGTTGCTCTTGTGTTATCACTATTTATTGTAGCCTGTCAACCTGATGAAGTTGGAGATGGTAACGGAATCACAACTTCAGATTTAGATGCCGGATTTACAGTTACTGAGGTGGCTGATGCCAATAATACCTATTTATTTACAGCTAATGGAAGTTATATCTCCTCGAGTTGGGACTTTGATAATGGTTCAGGTTTTGTTTCAGGGCGTACTAATGAAGCGGTTTTTTATCCAGATGCAGGCACCTATAACGTTATGCATAAAGTTACCGGTATAGGTGGTGTTGCTGAAACATATAGTCAAACTATTGAAGTAGAAACTTCAGATCCAATTGCCGGAAATTTAGTGAAAGGTGGAAGTTTTCAAGATGAGATAGATCACTCAGAATGGACCATATTAAATATTAGTGGAGGAAATGCAAACTGGATATTTAATGAAGGCAGTGCGACTATTGTTGCGAGTGATTATAATCAACAAGCAATTTATCAGGCCATAGAGGTTGTTGCTGGAAAAGAATATCAAATAAATATGATTGTTTCTGGAGATGGTAATGATGAGGCTTGGTTTGAAGTTATGGCAAGTACCGTAGAACCTATACAATGGAATGATTATGCTAGTAATGTAGTTATGGGACTTAATACATGGTCTGGTTGTGGAGCAGGAACATTTAGTGGATTGTTATCTACAGTAGGATGTGTAGATAATTCATTTACAAGTTCAAGAAGCAATACAGTTACGTTTGAGACTTCAGGTACCATATATCTAGTCATTAAATGTGGTGGTGGTACTGTACCTGGGTATACAATTACTAATGTAGAAATGAGAGGTACAGGTTCAAACTAG